From Microbacterium sp. CGR2:
GAGTTCGATGTGCTCACCGCCCGTCTGTTCGGGAATGTGTCCAACGCGGATCCGTCCTACTTGCCGTTGGCGATTCCCCTGGTCGTGGCGGCATCCGCCCTGCTGTGGCTGCGCTCGCGTCGCCTCAACCTGATGGCGCTCGGCCCGGATGCTGCACGATCGCTCGGGCTCGACCATCGGCGCGAACTGTTCATCGTGCTGTTCCTCGTAGCGGTCCTGATGGCGACGTCCACGGCGCTGGTCGGACCGATGACATTCCTCGGTTTCCTCGTCGCCACTCTCGCCTACCAGTTCGCCGACACGCACGACCATCGGCTGATCTTCCCCGTGGCGGTGCTCACGGCGTTCACCATCCTTGCGGGCGCCTACTTCGTGATGAAGAACATCTTCTATGCGCAGGGGATGGTGTCGATCCTCATCGAGCTCGTCGGCGGCACCGTGTTCCTCATCGTCATCCTCAGAAAGGGCAGACTGTGATCACACTCGACGGCGTTCGCCGGCAGTACAGCAGTGAAGTCGCGATCGGCCCGGTCGATCTGCGGATACCCGCCGGCGGCATCACCGCGCTCATCGGTCCGAACGGCGCGGGCAAGTCGACCCTGCTCACGATGATCGGGCGCCTGAACGGGATGGATGCCGGTGCCATCGAGATCGCGGGCCTCGACGTCGCCTCGACGAAGTCGAAGGACCTGGCGAAAGTCGTGTCGATCCTGCGGCAGGAGAATCACTTCGTCACGCGGTTGACGGTTCGCCAGCTCGTCGGGTTCGGAAGGTTTCCGCATTCGCAGGGGCGGCTGAACCGGGCCGACGAGGAGATCGTGAGTCGAGCGATCGACTTCCTCGACCTCGGTTCGCTGGAAGGGCGCTATCTGGATGAGCTTTCCGGCGGGCAGCGTCAACGCGCCTACGTGGCGATGGTGCTCGCGCAGGACACCGAGTTCGTCCTGCTCGACGAGCCGCTGAACAACCTCGACATGCGGCACGCGGTGCAGATGATGAAACACCTGCGCCGCGCTGCGGAGGAGCTCGGACGCACCATCGTCATCGTGCTCCACGACATCAACTTCGCGGGGCATTACGCCGATCACATCTGCGCGATGAAGGACGGTGCCGTGGTGGAGTTCGGTTCACCGGCCGAGATCATGACGGACGAGGTCCTCACGCGGGTGTTCGAGACACCGGTACGCGTGGTCGACGGCCCGTCCGGGCCGCTGGCGGTGTACTACTGACAGGCGGTCAGCGGAGTGGCGCGGACGAATGCTGTCAGAGTTCGATGCCGTGGTCTTCGTCATTGACCCCGGCGTTGTTGCCGCGTCGCGACTCGTATCCGAGGAACCAGGCGAGCCAGACCAGGGCAGCGATCGCCAGCCCGAGCCACACGTTCTCGAAGATCAGCCCGATCACCACGCCGAGGATCAGCAGGCCGACGGTGACGGAGGTGCGGAGCGCGCGGCGGGACATGACGTCAGCCTACGCGGATGCTCACCGGTGGCGGTGATTCTCCGGGGCCAGACGCGGTCCTCGACGGGGCTCCTTCACTCCGCTGGCGAAGATCAGACGGATGACACGCTGTCGCTGCCCGACCCACGGTTCCAGAAGCTCCAGCATGCCGTCGTCGTCAGTGCGCGAGCCGGTGAGCACGTAACCGACCTCGTGTGCGAGGTGATAGTCGCCGACGCTCACGGCATCGGGGTCGCCAAGGGAGCGTATTCGGGTCTCGGCGGAGGTCCACACGCCGACGCCGGGAAGACTGGTGAGCACCCGGTCGCGATCAGGACCGTCGACGGCTCCGCGCACGGCATGCTCGATGCGATCACCGCGTTCCGCGGACCGCACGATGGTCTTCGACTGGGGCGGTTCCACGCCCGCGCGGTGCCAGGACCAGGAGGGGATCGTCCGCCAGACGGATGCCGCGGGTGGAGCGAACATCGGTCGCGGGGTCGGCCCTGGCGCGCGTTCCCCGAACCTCGAGACGAGGTAGCGCCACGCCCCGAAGGCCTGCACTGCGGTGACCTTCTGTTCGAGGATCGAGCACGCGAGCGCGTCGAACACCTCCCCCGTGCGGGTCAGCCGGAGTCCGGGGTTGCGCCGCGCCGACTCGGCGATGAGCGGATGCTTCGACGCGTCGAAATCAGCCGCATCATCGTCTGCGCCGCATAGGGCGGGTACGACGTCGAGCGCATGCGCGGCACCTGCGCCCCAGGCCGTCACCCTGACCTCACCGCCGATCGCGCGCAAGGCCAGCGTTGCGGCTCCGAGGGGAGTTCGTACAGCGCGCCAGATGACGGAACCGTCAAGCACAGTCGTCGGGTCGATGCCTCCGCGACGGAGCACGCCCACGGTGCGGGCGAGATCGAGGTCGTGCGGAGGGCGGTAGACCGTCTTCAGCGGAGCATCCGTCGGCGCGGCTTCGGCCGCTCCGGGGCCTGCTGTCAGGGTCATGCGCCCCACCCTACGCGCGGGCCCTGACAGTCGGGCCCGGACAATCGGGCCTGACAGTCCGGCGCGGCCGCGACGACCGTGGGGACTTCGAAATCGCTCGTATGGTCGCATCCGGGCCGAAGGCCGGTCGTTCGGCGATTCGCAGCGGGGACGCGAGTCAGAAGCGGTCGGGCGAGGGGGTGCCGTGGCCGTAGCGGATGACCACGTCGGCATGCCGATCGAAGCGGTAGCCGATACCCCGGACCGTGCGGACGATGTCTTCGTACCGGCCGAGCTTGGCGCGCAGGCGGCGCACGTGCACGTCGATCGTGCGTTCGCCGGGCGTCTCGTCGTCCTGGGCCTGCCAGAGTGCGGAGACCAGCTCGCTGCGCTCGATGGTTCGTCCCTCGCGGAGCACCAGGTACTGCAGCAGCTCGAACTCCTTGTAGGTGAACGCCGCCGACTCGCCGTCGATGAGCACGCGCTTGCGGGAGATGTCGACGGTGACGCCGATCTCCTCTTCAGTGATCTCCTCCTCGGCGGCCGCCTTTGTGCGGGCGATGGCGCCCGGCTCCTGCAGCGCCAGGCGGACGACATCGAGATCGCGGCCACCGGAGCCGTGCGGGGCGAGCGCCACCGTGGCATGTGTCTCGGCACCAGGGGCGAGCTCGGCGAGGGTGCGGCGCAGGGCGTCGACGAGAAGGGGGAGGCTCACTCCTGCCTCCGCGGCCTTGACTTCGTCGAGACCGACGTAGAGGGCGAAGCCGCGCGGCGAGCGGACGGCGGGCAGGTCGGCGCCCGCGTTGCTCAGCGGGGCGGAACCCTCGGGCTGCGGCGTGCGGACGGGGCGAGCGGACGTGGTGGTGGAGGGACGCTCGAGAAGTGCGATGTTCGACATGATGATGAGTCCTCAGGACGTGAGCCGAAGAGCGGCTCTGATGCGTTGCATGAATGACCGGCGGAGCCGGGAAGCGAGCAAAGGGTGGGTGCTCGGAGACTCTGACTTCGCAGATCGCGAAGGGTCAGGTCAGGCGGGGTGGCTGATCGTTCAGCGACACATTCGGCAACACATGCCAACGCGACCGGGCATCATCATCCCGGCAGTCCTGTTCGCCTCCTGGGCGGACAAAGGGCGCGCGTTGGTGGTCATGGGGGGATTATGTCCGATCGTTTCCCTCCGTGTCAAAACGACCCGGCGCGCAGATGCGGGCGTAATCTTGCTCGAATGACGATCTCGACCAGCGTCGGCGGCTTCCTCCTGACCGATGAGAAAGATGAATCGCGCTACACCCTCATGCGAGACGGCAAGCTCGTCAGCGTCCTCGACTACCGCGACGACGGCCGCACCATCGCCCTGACGAGAGCGTTCACCGTCCCGACTTTCCGCGGCCACGGCTATGCGGGGAAGGTCGTGGAAGGTGCGGTGGCCGACATCCGGAGACGCGGGGACCGAAAGGTCGATGCCGTCTGCTGGTACGTCGCCGACTGGTTCTCCGCACACCCCGAGCAGGCGGGTCTGCTGCGCTCGCGCTGATCGCGGCGAAGTGTGACGCTCTGTTACCGAGCGAAGATCTTCCGCGCGGATAGACGTTCATCGCGGCGGCCGAGCCTGCCGGTTGCCGCCTGCCGGTTCACCTGACGGGAGAAAGCACGGATGCCGGCCCGAAACGTGCGTTTCGGGCCGGCATCCGTGAAAACGCCCGACAAGTGTGGCCGGCTCCCTGTGATTCGGCTGCCAGGAGTGGATGCTGCGGCACGCCTCGGACCGAATGTCGGAGGGGGTTCGTAGCGTGTGAGTATGCGAATCCTGCACACCTCCGACTGGCACATCGGTCGCACGTTCCATGGCAACTCGACCATGGACGCGCTGACCGAGGTGCTCGGCGCGCTCACGGAGCAGGTTCGGCAGAATTCGGTCGATGTGGTGTTGCTGGCGGGCGACGTCTTCGACTCGGCGACACCTTCGGGCGCGGCGTACACCCTGCTCGGCGATGCCCTGGTCGCGCTGCATGAGACCGGTGCCCACGTCATCGTGACGAGTGGCAACCACGATTCGGCGGCGCGCCTCGGCTTCCAGGCCCGGCTGCTGCGCGACGGCATCCATGTGCTGACCGACCCGCTGGCGATCGGCACGCCGGTGACCATCGCCGACGGCGACGGTCCGGTGCACTTCTTCGGCATTCCGTACCTTGAGCCGGCGATCGTACGCCAGCATTGGCCGGACGGAGATGCAGGCGGGCGTCAGTTGCGTACGCAGGCGCTGACCATGGCACACGCGATGGATCTCGTCCGTGCGGGCATGCGCGAGAACACGGGGCGGTCGGTTGCCATCGCTCACTGCTTCGCCGCCGGTGTCGATGCGACGGTGGGCCTCGAGCGCGAGGTGCGCCAGGGCGGCCTCGACGTCGTGCCGCTGAGCGTTTTCGATGGCCCCGACTACGTGGCTCTCGGTCACATCCACGGGCGCCAGCAGATCAGTGAGCGCGTGCGATACGCCGGGGCCCCGCTGCACTACAGCTTCGGCGAGCAGCACAAGCCACGCGGCTCCTGGCTGGTCGACCTCGACGCTCGCGGACTCGCGTCGGTCGAGTGGCTCGAACTGCCCGTCCCGCGCCGTCTCGTCACTCTCACGGGTTCGCTCGATGAGATCCTCGCTGAGGCGATGGTCGCCGAGCACGCCGGCGACTGGGTGTGCGCGATCTACACCGACGCGACCCCCCAGGCTGAACCGATGCGACGTCTCCGGGCGAGTTACCCGCACTGCGCCATGGTGCAGCATCAGCCCGGCGTCGCACCCGACGACAGCGATCGGTCGTACTCGCGGCGATTGCGAGATGCGGTCACCGACGCCGACCGCATCGAGGCATTTCTCGAGCACGTGCGAGCGGGCCGAGGTCCGACCGATGTCGAGAGCGAGCTGATCCGCGCCGTGCTCGACGAGCGTGCGCTCGCGGAGGCGCTCGTCTAAATGCGTCTCCATCGCCTGGAGGTCGAGGGTTTCGGACCGTTCCGGTCACGACAGAGTGTCGACTTCGACGCGTTCGCCGACGACGGCATCTTCCTGATCGGCGGGCGCACGGGCGCGGGCAAGTCCAGCATCCTCGACGCGGTCTGCTTCGGTCTGTACGGCGGAGTGCCTCGCTACGAGGGAGGAGAGAAGCGGCTCCGGAGCGATCACTGCGAGCCCGATGACCCCTCCGAGGTCGTCGTCGACTTCAGCACACCCTCTGGCCGCTTCCGCGTGACCCGGTCGCCCGAATACCTGCGTCCGGCCAAGCGCGGCGGGGGCATGACGAAGCAGGCAGCGGGGGTCTCTCTCGACGAGTGGACGGACGCCGGCTGGGTCGGCCGTGCCGCCCGTGCGGTCGACGTCGCCAACGAACTCGACGAGATCCTCCAACTCAGCCGCGAACAGTTCCTGCAGGTGATCCTGCTCGCTCAGAACCGTTTCTCGGAGTTCCTCCTCGCCGGCAGCAAAGACCGTCAAGCGCTGCTGCGCCGACTGTTCGGCACGCAGCGGTTCGAAGATGTGCAGGCCCGCTTCGACGACCGGCGCAGAGCCGCAGAGCAGACGCTCGGCGCGCG
This genomic window contains:
- a CDS encoding winged helix-turn-helix domain-containing protein; the encoded protein is MSNIALLERPSTTTSARPVRTPQPEGSAPLSNAGADLPAVRSPRGFALYVGLDEVKAAEAGVSLPLLVDALRRTLAELAPGAETHATVALAPHGSGGRDLDVVRLALQEPGAIARTKAAAEEEITEEEIGVTVDISRKRVLIDGESAAFTYKEFELLQYLVLREGRTIERSELVSALWQAQDDETPGERTIDVHVRRLRAKLGRYEDIVRTVRGIGYRFDRHADVVIRYGHGTPSPDRF
- a CDS encoding DUF3329 domain-containing protein; this translates as MSRRALRTSVTVGLLILGVVIGLIFENVWLGLAIAALVWLAWFLGYESRRGNNAGVNDEDHGIEL
- a CDS encoding exonuclease SbcCD subunit D, with the protein product MRILHTSDWHIGRTFHGNSTMDALTEVLGALTEQVRQNSVDVVLLAGDVFDSATPSGAAYTLLGDALVALHETGAHVIVTSGNHDSAARLGFQARLLRDGIHVLTDPLAIGTPVTIADGDGPVHFFGIPYLEPAIVRQHWPDGDAGGRQLRTQALTMAHAMDLVRAGMRENTGRSVAIAHCFAAGVDATVGLEREVRQGGLDVVPLSVFDGPDYVALGHIHGRQQISERVRYAGAPLHYSFGEQHKPRGSWLVDLDARGLASVEWLELPVPRRLVTLTGSLDEILAEAMVAEHAGDWVCAIYTDATPQAEPMRRLRASYPHCAMVQHQPGVAPDDSDRSYSRRLRDAVTDADRIEAFLEHVRAGRGPTDVESELIRAVLDERALAEALV
- a CDS encoding DNA-3-methyladenine glycosylase, which codes for MTLTAGPGAAEAAPTDAPLKTVYRPPHDLDLARTVGVLRRGGIDPTTVLDGSVIWRAVRTPLGAATLALRAIGGEVRVTAWGAGAAHALDVVPALCGADDDAADFDASKHPLIAESARRNPGLRLTRTGEVFDALACSILEQKVTAVQAFGAWRYLVSRFGERAPGPTPRPMFAPPAASVWRTIPSWSWHRAGVEPPQSKTIVRSAERGDRIEHAVRGAVDGPDRDRVLTSLPGVGVWTSAETRIRSLGDPDAVSVGDYHLAHEVGYVLTGSRTDDDGMLELLEPWVGQRQRVIRLIFASGVKEPRRGPRLAPENHRHR
- a CDS encoding ABC transporter ATP-binding protein, giving the protein MITLDGVRRQYSSEVAIGPVDLRIPAGGITALIGPNGAGKSTLLTMIGRLNGMDAGAIEIAGLDVASTKSKDLAKVVSILRQENHFVTRLTVRQLVGFGRFPHSQGRLNRADEEIVSRAIDFLDLGSLEGRYLDELSGGQRQRAYVAMVLAQDTEFVLLDEPLNNLDMRHAVQMMKHLRRAAEELGRTIVIVLHDINFAGHYADHICAMKDGAVVEFGSPAEIMTDEVLTRVFETPVRVVDGPSGPLAVYY
- a CDS encoding GNAT family N-acetyltransferase; translation: MTISTSVGGFLLTDEKDESRYTLMRDGKLVSVLDYRDDGRTIALTRAFTVPTFRGHGYAGKVVEGAVADIRRRGDRKVDAVCWYVADWFSAHPEQAGLLRSR